In a genomic window of Thermoproteus tenax Kra 1:
- a CDS encoding glycosyltransferase family 2 protein has translation MKPRVGIVMLTYNTLSKIGEEVFQKILTRLSSIDYDNCRVVIADNGSRDRTPDFVAEFFNTRSSKCNVEILRLRKNYGWSGGNNRAAVLLRDSKYILFLNDDVFIKPDLVSGLVEIMESNPDVGVAQPVVINLDGSHNLGFALSLGLIPSPITADAIYTHKMHKNLLDVSYAIGAALMTRSDLFFKLGMFDEDYFFWFDDVDYSLRVWSAGYRVVCVLRHFVYHIGSATFGKTNPKLQYYFSRNFMSLLMKLPVTSLVAILPIAIIEYTYVSILHYLRHLDTLGLLYSFIGLKHFVKRAIGRKLYTSKIRLSINTYRAVAYPHLTAKNLHLLR, from the coding sequence ATGAAGCCAAGAGTAGGTATAGTAATGTTGACGTATAACACTCTTAGCAAAATTGGCGAGGAAGTATTTCAAAAGATATTGACACGACTGTCCTCTATAGATTACGATAACTGTAGGGTTGTGATAGCCGACAATGGATCGAGAGATAGAACCCCAGACTTTGTGGCCGAGTTCTTTAATACAAGAAGTTCCAAGTGTAATGTTGAGATCTTGAGGTTGAGGAAGAACTATGGGTGGTCCGGGGGCAACAATAGGGCTGCAGTACTCCTTAGAGATAGTAAATATATATTATTCTTGAATGATGACGTATTTATAAAGCCTGACTTGGTTTCTGGACTAGTCGAGATCATGGAGAGCAACCCCGATGTAGGAGTTGCCCAACCTGTAGTGATAAACCTAGATGGTTCACATAACCTTGGGTTTGCTTTGAGTCTGGGTCTCATACCCTCTCCCATAACAGCCGATGCGATATATACTCATAAAATGCACAAAAACTTGTTAGATGTATCGTATGCAATTGGCGCGGCTCTTATGACAAGATCAGATCTTTTCTTTAAGCTTGGCATGTTTGACGAAGACTACTTTTTCTGGTTTGATGATGTTGACTATAGCTTGAGGGTTTGGTCAGCAGGGTATAGAGTAGTCTGCGTACTCAGACACTTTGTATACCACATCGGTAGTGCTACATTTGGCAAAACGAACCCAAAGTTACAATATTACTTCTCAAGGAATTTTATGTCTCTGCTGATGAAGTTACCTGTCACATCTCTTGTCGCGATATTGCCGATCGCTATAATTGAGTACACATACGTATCAATACTACATTATCTAAGGCATTTGGACACGCTAGGGCTTCTTTACTCGTTTATAGGCTTAAAACACTTCGTAAAGAGAGCCATAGGCCGAAAGCTTTATACGAGTAAAATTAGGCTTTCAATAAATACGTATCGTGCTGTCGCATATCCACATTTGACAGCAAAAAATTTACACCTTTTACGATAA
- a CDS encoding glycosyltransferase family 4 protein — translation MLIIAEQYWPEGGGGTLATHLITKLLAREGFNITVVAGTEYPERVRGVEYMFTPLLKRRDKASLWINSILLSREPWFVKLLRWADVVYIPRYAYPIIPTAKGFGKRVVVHLHDYQPISYTASVLRDGKSLNSPSEVASFELFEHRSLTRALLGTLSAPTWLLARSWVSMADEVICVSKRQAELIVKHVPELSSKISVIYNPLPDIPVIKKEPTEPPSFLYLGGDSFIKGFHIFLKASASLLRRRRAVFLLTKNFSDSSRGVLSKLNAVFDNAYVMLGHLKYEDVLSLHSRAYGMVFPSVWEEPLPYAVVESMLAGTLPIASRVGGVPEIVEGTFAERLLFEPGDVDGLVDRMETVLSMSRKKILDVVAELREIVLKRLGYDMIKNRLLKVFNI, via the coding sequence TTGCTGATCATAGCTGAGCAGTACTGGCCTGAAGGCGGTGGAGGTACCTTGGCTACTCACTTGATAACTAAGTTATTGGCCCGTGAGGGTTTTAACATCACCGTCGTTGCGGGCACCGAGTATCCTGAGCGCGTTCGTGGCGTTGAGTATATGTTTACGCCGTTGCTTAAGCGTAGGGATAAGGCGTCTCTATGGATTAACTCTATTTTGCTGTCTAGGGAGCCTTGGTTTGTTAAGTTGCTTAGGTGGGCCGACGTTGTTTATATTCCCCGCTACGCGTACCCCATAATACCCACGGCCAAGGGCTTCGGCAAAAGAGTTGTCGTCCACCTGCATGACTATCAACCAATCTCCTACACGGCCTCCGTGCTTCGCGATGGAAAATCGCTCAATAGCCCAAGCGAGGTTGCCTCTTTTGAGTTGTTTGAGCACCGTAGCTTAACTAGGGCGTTGCTCGGCACTTTGTCGGCGCCTACCTGGCTTTTGGCCAGGTCGTGGGTCTCAATGGCCGACGAGGTGATATGTGTGTCGAAGAGACAGGCCGAGCTTATCGTTAAGCATGTTCCTGAGCTCAGCAGTAAGATTTCAGTAATCTATAATCCGCTGCCCGACATACCCGTCATTAAGAAAGAGCCCACTGAACCCCCCTCGTTTCTCTACCTTGGCGGCGATAGTTTCATCAAGGGCTTTCACATATTTCTTAAGGCCTCAGCAAGCCTCCTGCGTAGGCGCCGTGCGGTTTTCCTACTAACTAAAAATTTTTCCGATTCAAGTAGAGGCGTGTTGAGTAAGTTGAATGCCGTGTTTGATAATGCCTACGTGATGCTCGGCCATCTTAAGTACGAGGATGTCTTGAGTCTTCACAGTAGGGCCTATGGGATGGTTTTCCCATCGGTTTGGGAGGAGCCCTTGCCCTACGCCGTTGTCGAGTCTATGCTCGCCGGCACTCTACCCATTGCATCTAGGGTGGGGGGCGTCCCTGAGATCGTCGAGGGGACCTTCGCTGAGAGGCTCCTCTTTGAGCCCGGCGATGTTGATGGCCTTGTGGATAGGATGGAGACCGTTCTGTCCATGTCTAGGAAAAAAATTCTTGATGTTGTTGCTGAACTCAGAGAGATTGTTCTTAAGAGACTTGGTTATGATATGATTAAAAATCGGCTTCTTAAAGTGTTTAACATATGA
- a CDS encoding glycosyltransferase — protein MLMVQQLFLSCVSITLYLTPEFVGARYGKGADIAASVISSLLSRFPDIQAKIFLGHGILPVPVRYLQDLASKFPSRVEIFHWLSRRDFLRELLQAHLLLFPSRYETFGLIVLEALACGTPVVAFDIPGAPRDILKPAVSKGELCGHITRPFDLRSLTRGVLKYYMLWKKDNSYVVPSLSSRRLAERYPLTDMASNLAVLFNEVTNKREED, from the coding sequence ATGTTGATGGTACAGCAATTGTTTTTATCCTGCGTTTCAATAACTCTTTATTTAACTCCTGAATTTGTTGGTGCCCGGTATGGAAAAGGTGCAGATATCGCAGCATCTGTTATAAGCTCTCTCCTTTCGCGTTTCCCAGACATACAAGCTAAGATATTTCTTGGTCATGGTATACTTCCAGTTCCCGTACGATATCTCCAAGATCTCGCTAGCAAGTTCCCAAGCAGGGTCGAAATATTTCATTGGCTATCTAGAAGAGACTTTCTCAGGGAACTACTTCAAGCACATCTCTTACTCTTTCCAAGCAGGTATGAAACTTTCGGTCTAATAGTTCTCGAAGCCCTAGCTTGCGGTACACCTGTAGTCGCGTTTGACATTCCCGGAGCTCCCAGAGATATTCTGAAGCCAGCCGTATCCAAGGGTGAGCTCTGCGGCCATATAACTAGGCCATTTGATCTCAGAAGTCTAACAAGGGGAGTCTTGAAATATTATATGCTTTGGAAAAAGGACAATTCTTACGTAGTTCCAAGCCTTAGCTCTAGAAGACTTGCTGAGCGTTACCCTTTGACTGATATGGCATCAAATCTTGCCGTACTATTTAATGAAGTGACGAACAAACGCGAGGAGGACTAA
- a CDS encoding glycosyltransferase: MVLNKYFSIGEVFVIENALTPIFENIVTKLKNISIENIRRTLCTSLEVFDCHRKKIFVAPLPDIFASNILAYEELLKITSMLSQDFVIFVTGLKVKDKIHRNIVYTGYLSYPMYVALIISSDAAILPYPKNAICGGIRNKILEAGYCGIPIITTATGMLHLPAIPRKHYIPIEDFVNNSLPRESWRSIASEFRGLIERNYTFKVFRLSLLRVMKEILHKFSTEVGKRNAE, translated from the coding sequence ATGGTGCTTAATAAGTACTTTTCTATTGGGGAAGTGTTTGTTATAGAGAATGCTTTGACTCCTATTTTTGAAAATATAGTAACAAAATTAAAGAATATTAGCATTGAGAACATACGTAGGACGCTGTGTACCTCTTTAGAAGTATTTGACTGTCATAGAAAGAAAATATTTGTGGCCCCTCTGCCTGACATTTTTGCATCTAACATACTTGCGTATGAGGAGTTGTTGAAGATAACATCTATGCTGTCACAGGATTTTGTGATCTTTGTAACAGGTCTTAAGGTTAAGGACAAGATACATAGAAATATTGTGTATACAGGCTACCTATCATATCCGATGTACGTGGCGTTAATAATATCGTCAGATGCTGCAATACTACCTTATCCTAAGAATGCCATATGCGGTGGTATAAGGAACAAAATACTAGAGGCCGGCTACTGTGGAATACCCATAATCACAACTGCCACGGGCATGTTACACCTGCCGGCGATTCCCAGAAAACACTATATCCCTATAGAAGACTTTGTCAACAATAGTCTACCGCGTGAGAGTTGGCGGTCTATCGCGTCAGAATTCCGAGGACTTATAGAGAGAAACTATACCTTTAAGGTCTTTAGGTTATCGCTATTAAGGGTTATGAAAGAGATACTCCATAAATTCTCTACAGAAGTTGGGAAACGGAATGCGGAATAG
- a CDS encoding glycosyltransferase family 2 protein, with product MPKVGIVILNYNGRRFLGELLDRAIESAINQSYGKVEVLFADNGSTDDSVEYVTAKYSGRVKVVSLGENYGFCLGNNLAVKHLPRDVRYILFMNPDAILERDYVAKLVSIMERDKRIAIAQGLQRSLNGSFSSLGGFIDSYGRAVEVDVTGLEDKVMKLNIALPVLWASGSAMIVRREVFEALGGFPSEFFMYHDEIDLCSRAILMGYKVVAYPGAVYYHKRGMAETKGINWVSWYFANRNKWFTSIRYLPTKLLIFTLTLYLSFEIITNILKSLKRSNRLRAILIIRILMHIMKNLKRELSIRKTWKDRLNSLSKYIVKIKSPLISSNNLGRVGLVKAIKE from the coding sequence ATGCCTAAAGTCGGCATTGTGATTTTAAATTATAATGGCAGGAGGTTTCTTGGCGAGCTTTTGGATAGAGCCATTGAGTCCGCTATTAATCAGAGTTATGGCAAGGTCGAGGTTTTGTTCGCCGACAATGGCTCAACAGACGACAGTGTTGAATATGTCACTGCTAAGTACAGCGGTAGGGTTAAGGTTGTTAGTTTAGGCGAGAACTACGGATTCTGCCTCGGCAATAACTTAGCCGTTAAGCACCTACCACGTGACGTGAGGTACATTCTCTTTATGAACCCCGATGCTATATTAGAGAGGGATTACGTTGCCAAGTTGGTCAGCATCATGGAGAGGGACAAGCGCATTGCCATTGCCCAAGGCCTCCAGAGGTCGCTCAACGGCTCTTTCTCAAGCCTTGGTGGCTTCATCGACTCCTATGGTAGGGCTGTGGAAGTCGATGTAACAGGCCTTGAGGATAAGGTCATGAAATTGAATATAGCGCTTCCGGTTCTTTGGGCTTCTGGTTCGGCTATGATTGTTAGAAGAGAGGTATTTGAAGCGTTGGGCGGTTTTCCTTCGGAGTTCTTTATGTACCACGATGAGATTGACTTGTGCTCAAGAGCTATACTCATGGGCTACAAGGTTGTTGCTTATCCCGGTGCTGTTTACTACCATAAGAGGGGTATGGCTGAGACGAAGGGCATTAATTGGGTATCTTGGTACTTCGCAAACCGCAATAAATGGTTTACATCAATACGTTACCTACCAACCAAGCTCCTTATATTTACACTAACGTTATATCTATCATTTGAAATAATTACCAATATACTTAAGTCGCTGAAGAGAAGCAATAGATTAAGGGCAATATTGATCATAAGAATATTAATGCACATTATGAAGAATTTAAAGAGAGAACTAAGCATAAGGAAGACTTGGAAAGATAGGCTTAACAGTTTATCAAAATATATCGTGAAAATTAAGAGCCCATTAATAAGTAGTAACAACTTAGGAAGAGTTGGATTAGTCAAGGCCATTAAGGAATGA
- a CDS encoding glycosyltransferase yields MHWNSKSILGELLDAHITSLLGTDYDDFIVLIVDNGSKDGTPDYIQGKFRDPRLKILRLSRSYSFAIANNIGLNYAMRFKPDVIVFINNDTIVKRDWLRKLIEAFKDPNVGAAQPLIMNFNGTIQFLGGFVDKLGRSPSLGSISGSQIAERFVEIAVRHNVALKIYRPLGACVAVRAELLKEIKGFNPYLYFSHEELALATEIYARGYKIVCVPNSVIYHKYGPSLGRRKDLVPHAIANKFVFIILYMPRKYLFGSLVGRLIFEIALWVKNMALRRRLSITPFIVGLSYTLKFLIRAHTLRMGFSKIREELMTRTPLYLNERKLIAYAANELMRYNISLFTDYINDKIADHS; encoded by the coding sequence TTGCACTGGAACAGCAAGAGCATTCTCGGAGAACTTCTCGACGCTCATATAACTTCGCTGTTGGGCACAGATTACGATGACTTCATAGTCTTAATAGTGGACAACGGGTCAAAGGATGGGACGCCAGATTACATACAGGGTAAGTTCAGAGATCCGCGTCTAAAGATCCTAAGATTATCCAGGAGCTACAGCTTTGCAATAGCTAACAACATTGGCCTCAACTATGCAATGAGGTTCAAGCCCGACGTGATCGTTTTTATAAATAACGATACCATTGTGAAGAGAGACTGGCTGAGGAAATTAATTGAGGCGTTTAAAGATCCAAATGTTGGAGCGGCACAACCGCTGATAATGAACTTTAATGGCACGATACAGTTCCTAGGAGGCTTCGTTGATAAGTTAGGCAGAAGCCCCTCTCTTGGCTCTATCAGTGGTTCACAAATAGCAGAGAGGTTTGTGGAGATAGCCGTAAGGCATAACGTAGCGCTCAAAATCTATCGCCCATTAGGTGCGTGCGTAGCGGTACGTGCTGAGCTTTTGAAGGAGATAAAGGGCTTTAATCCATACCTTTACTTCTCGCACGAAGAACTAGCGCTAGCAACTGAGATCTACGCGAGGGGGTACAAGATCGTGTGCGTACCAAATTCCGTGATTTATCACAAGTATGGTCCCTCGTTGGGCCGAAGGAAAGACCTAGTACCTCACGCCATTGCCAATAAGTTTGTATTCATCATACTATACATGCCGAGAAAGTATCTGTTTGGCTCTTTAGTCGGCAGACTTATCTTTGAGATAGCGCTTTGGGTTAAGAACATGGCGCTTCGAAGAAGACTCTCGATAACACCATTCATAGTGGGACTCTCATATACATTGAAATTCCTCATACGTGCGCATACGCTCAGAATGGGGTTCTCAAAAATACGTGAGGAGTTAATGACAAGAACCCCTCTCTACTTGAATGAGAGAAAATTGATTGCTTATGCAGCAAACGAACTTATGAGATATAACATATCTCTATTTACGGACTATATCAATGACAAAATTGCTGATCATAGCTGA
- a CDS encoding glycosyltransferase family 2 protein, translating into MTISVIILTAGTSDRLTYIDALLKSIAKQTVKPDEVIIATETSGAKLRQLLSEHLGGGPHRVIETGYWHKGKTANKAIAEAKGDIIFLLEDDLVLRRNFVEEVVKTFDEHKDAGCVYTNCIWVHQEGLKKRGGLAGLAARLLSKLTVHEALFPRQVKYLGDGLYEVPVFTMSVACKKEVLVRAGLYDEALEEPIQGEDFDLALRIRASGFKIIMNPRAVSYHFTRQATKRAIKLARDPSHLEGIYRSEIYYLTKNINMVGPYLIPHIIYRTIEATTWALRTRKPKVLIYGVKGVIEGVMYGTEARRTNIWHWRKSH; encoded by the coding sequence GTGACCATAAGCGTCATAATACTTACGGCGGGGACAAGCGATAGGTTAACATACATAGACGCACTCTTGAAGTCCATAGCTAAACAGACGGTGAAGCCAGACGAAGTCATAATAGCGACGGAGACAAGCGGAGCGAAGCTGAGACAATTGCTGAGCGAACACCTAGGCGGCGGGCCGCACAGAGTCATAGAGACGGGCTACTGGCACAAGGGGAAGACGGCCAACAAGGCAATAGCTGAGGCCAAGGGAGACATAATCTTCTTACTCGAGGACGACCTAGTGCTCAGGAGAAACTTCGTAGAGGAGGTAGTGAAGACGTTCGACGAGCATAAGGACGCAGGATGTGTATACACAAACTGCATATGGGTACACCAAGAGGGCCTAAAGAAAAGAGGAGGGCTGGCGGGTCTCGCGGCCAGGTTGCTAAGCAAGTTGACGGTACACGAGGCGTTATTCCCAAGGCAGGTGAAATACCTGGGCGACGGCCTCTACGAGGTGCCGGTGTTCACAATGAGCGTTGCGTGCAAGAAGGAGGTGCTAGTTAGGGCAGGGCTATACGACGAGGCCCTCGAGGAGCCAATACAGGGGGAGGACTTCGACTTGGCATTGAGAATAAGGGCGTCTGGCTTCAAAATAATCATGAACCCGAGGGCAGTATCCTACCACTTCACAAGACAGGCGACAAAGAGGGCGATTAAACTAGCTAGGGACCCAAGCCACCTAGAGGGGATATACAGGAGCGAGATATACTACCTAACGAAGAACATAAACATGGTGGGGCCATACCTAATACCACACATAATATACAGGACGATAGAGGCGACGACGTGGGCGTTAAGGACAAGAAAGCCGAAGGTATTGATATACGGCGTAAAGGGAGTAATAGAGGGAGTGATGTACGGAACAGAAGCCCGTAGAACGAACATATGGCATTGGAGGAAGAGCCATTAG
- a CDS encoding glycosyltransferase yields the protein MGASISFYGTVYNSASYIRASLASVCLTAAKLSRIYGLPSEVVVVDAYSTDGTYELARELARAFARFGVTVRLARLRSSRGLGRDLAMRLARGDYLIFVSDFDVAYDHELLADLITNYVSDELLNDKCLYILITPQSAALRAGGLRDLNRAEDVEFASRVASNCVMLPILSRSYESIPLSRLMRSLELRVSLRFFVTTFVSERRYVKSLLHYLRRELRNKLDTVRALGYTPTRIVREGYYVRGLRWLKLVVWIAYHLALWLANTMMGRTPYMNSKYLNNGSACDVAMFLNYIALTVRIYRDRGDGKLLSRVREFTRAWLKERGSAIAYYLAHSPDSLKLAFKGQFFLVGRDI from the coding sequence ATGGGAGCCTCAATCTCCTTCTACGGAACGGTTTACAACAGCGCCTCGTACATAAGGGCGTCGCTGGCCAGCGTATGTCTCACAGCGGCGAAGCTTTCGCGCATTTACGGGCTGCCCTCCGAGGTCGTTGTGGTCGATGCCTACTCAACCGATGGGACCTACGAATTGGCTAGGGAGTTGGCTAGAGCCTTCGCGAGGTTCGGCGTAACCGTTAGGTTGGCTAGGCTTAGATCTTCGAGAGGCCTTGGCAGGGACTTAGCGATGAGACTAGCTAGAGGCGACTACCTCATTTTCGTTAGCGACTTTGACGTCGCCTATGACCACGAGCTCTTGGCGGATTTGATAACTAACTATGTGTCCGACGAGCTTCTCAACGACAAATGTCTCTACATACTAATCACGCCGCAATCAGCGGCGCTTCGAGCGGGTGGGTTGCGCGATTTGAATAGGGCTGAGGATGTGGAGTTCGCGTCAAGGGTCGCCTCCAACTGCGTGATGCTCCCCATACTGAGCAGGAGCTACGAGTCAATACCCCTCTCGAGACTCATGAGGAGCTTGGAGCTCAGGGTTAGCCTGAGGTTTTTCGTAACGACGTTTGTGAGCGAGAGGAGGTACGTAAAATCGTTGCTACACTACCTGAGGAGGGAGTTGAGGAATAAGTTAGACACCGTGAGGGCTCTTGGCTACACGCCAACTAGGATAGTGAGAGAGGGGTACTACGTGAGGGGGCTCAGATGGTTGAAACTAGTTGTGTGGATCGCCTATCACTTGGCGCTATGGCTCGCGAACACGATGATGGGCAGAACCCCCTACATGAACTCCAAATACTTAAATAATGGCTCTGCGTGCGACGTCGCAATGTTCCTGAACTACATAGCCCTGACCGTGCGCATATATAGAGATAGAGGCGATGGAAAGCTTCTAAGCCGCGTGCGTGAGTTCACGAGGGCTTGGCTGAAGGAGCGGGGTAGCGCAATAGCTTATTACCTAGCTCACAGTCCAGATTCCCTTAAGCTGGCGTTTAAGGGCCAGTTCTTCTTAGTCGGGAGGGACATATAA
- a CDS encoding class I SAM-dependent methyltransferase, translated as MQIREEVEQLVRLVAGVRPSVVLEIGTARGGTLFLWTWAATDDALLISVDLPGGLFGGGYPWLKGFLYRSFARGRQRVVLIRGDSHDQRTLERVERALGGRKVDFLFIDGDHTYEGVKRDFEMYSPLVRKGGIIAFHDIVPGPPEYVGGVPRFWSELKQRLPRDKYMELVKDWRQGGFGIGVVYV; from the coding sequence ATGCAGATTAGAGAGGAGGTCGAGCAGTTGGTGAGACTTGTGGCTGGGGTTAGGCCTTCGGTTGTTCTTGAGATTGGCACGGCGAGAGGCGGCACTTTGTTCCTCTGGACTTGGGCGGCTACCGACGACGCGTTACTTATAAGCGTAGACCTCCCCGGCGGGCTGTTTGGCGGCGGATACCCCTGGCTCAAAGGCTTTCTATACAGATCGTTTGCGAGAGGAAGGCAGAGGGTCGTCCTCATTAGAGGCGACAGCCACGACCAGCGTACTCTCGAGAGAGTGGAGAGGGCTCTCGGCGGTAGGAAGGTGGACTTCTTGTTTATCGACGGAGACCACACCTACGAGGGAGTGAAGAGAGACTTCGAGATGTACTCGCCGCTGGTTAGGAAAGGCGGCATAATCGCCTTCCACGACATAGTGCCAGGGCCGCCGGAGTACGTCGGCGGCGTCCCTAGGTTTTGGAGCGAGCTAAAGCAAAGACTGCCGAGGGATAAATACATGGAGTTGGTCAAGGACTGGAGGCAGGGAGGTTTCGGCATCGGTGTGGTGTATGTATAG
- a CDS encoding polysaccharide biosynthesis C-terminal domain-containing protein: protein MLTILLSKHMVRVVYGEGYALAPLYLSLATLGALGVGVGGYALGSLFAGLGMTREALRSWLVSTAVSLPLTLALVPALGVLGAMMAGLVGGYASIAYLLARAERAVGVSIGVPRVARVYAASLVSAFPTLAATAVMAHDALALAVGAAVYVVAYAVALPLLKAIDGKDVEVLTEVLRQVGPAAKPLVALLAVERRVVNLLSR from the coding sequence GTGCTGACAATACTGCTCTCTAAGCACATGGTACGCGTCGTCTATGGCGAGGGCTACGCGCTAGCTCCTCTCTACCTATCGCTGGCGACGCTCGGAGCCCTCGGCGTCGGCGTAGGAGGTTACGCCCTCGGTAGCTTATTCGCCGGGCTTGGGATGACGAGGGAGGCCCTGAGGTCGTGGCTTGTCTCAACCGCTGTATCGCTACCGCTTACGCTAGCCCTCGTGCCCGCTCTCGGAGTTCTCGGCGCCATGATGGCTGGGCTAGTCGGCGGCTACGCATCGATCGCTTACTTACTGGCTAGGGCTGAAAGAGCTGTTGGCGTATCCATAGGCGTGCCTCGCGTCGCTAGGGTATACGCGGCGTCCCTCGTGTCTGCCTTCCCAACGCTCGCGGCGACGGCGGTGATGGCGCACGACGCGCTGGCCCTCGCGGTTGGGGCTGCTGTGTATGTAGTGGCCTACGCAGTTGCGCTCCCGCTGCTAAAAGCCATCGATGGTAAGGATGTGGAGGTTCTCACGGAGGTTTTGAGACAGGTAGGGCCAGCGGCTAAGCCCCTCGTCGCCTTGCTCGCGGTTGAGAGGCGCGTTGTGAACCTCCTAAGCCGCTGA
- a CDS encoding glycosyltransferase produces MIDYPLITICMPVKNRAWHLNKVLRAIEELDYPRDYLELVFVDGYSQDGSYEVLAKWRDGAIGFRRVELIRAKTNISQARNECVKRTSGDYLLFWDSDVVPPRDLLKTMVELMERDRRICIMGADYVYDEELGIKYKPVVNKEAVAVYMGFTLVRRDVFKIVSTFNEILSSGEDTEFCIKVRERARCKVMWAPKPVAHIKRPEDLRKSVIEWLKYNFTTRAKEYYTAWNSLPKFLKARILYWLSWPWAIALTAYLILSSPTLASLPLAYMLSSAYLVVRERGLRYGLMTWVKSNILIGLALSYGVAKETLNKLICALLS; encoded by the coding sequence ATGATCGACTATCCACTAATCACGATATGTATGCCCGTTAAGAATAGAGCTTGGCATCTCAATAAGGTGCTGAGGGCCATCGAGGAGTTGGACTATCCAAGGGACTATCTCGAGCTAGTCTTTGTCGATGGGTACTCGCAAGATGGGTCATACGAGGTGTTGGCTAAGTGGCGCGATGGGGCCATAGGCTTTAGGAGAGTTGAGCTCATTAGAGCTAAGACAAATATATCGCAAGCCCGCAATGAGTGTGTTAAGCGGACCTCTGGCGATTACTTGTTGTTCTGGGATAGCGACGTAGTGCCTCCTAGAGACCTGTTGAAGACCATGGTCGAGCTGATGGAGCGAGACCGCAGGATATGCATCATGGGCGCCGACTACGTATATGACGAAGAGTTGGGCATTAAGTACAAGCCTGTGGTCAATAAGGAGGCTGTGGCGGTCTACATGGGCTTCACCCTTGTAAGGAGGGACGTTTTCAAGATTGTTAGCACATTTAACGAGATATTGAGTAGCGGTGAGGACACTGAGTTCTGCATAAAGGTTAGAGAGAGGGCCAGGTGCAAGGTTATGTGGGCCCCCAAGCCCGTTGCGCACATCAAGAGACCTGAAGACTTGAGGAAATCGGTTATTGAATGGCTTAAGTATAACTTCACAACCCGCGCGAAGGAGTACTACACGGCGTGGAACTCACTTCCAAAGTTCCTCAAGGCTAGAATCCTCTACTGGCTGTCATGGCCGTGGGCGATAGCGCTGACAGCGTATTTAATACTAAGCTCGCCGACGCTTGCATCTCTGCCCCTAGCTTATATGCTCTCCTCGGCATACTTAGTGGTCAGGGAGAGGGGGCTGAGATATGGGCTAATGACGTGGGTGAAGAGTAACATATTGATAGGACTAGCCCTATCCTACGGCGTGGCCAAGGAGACGCTGAACAAGTTAATATGCGCGTTGCTATCGTAA
- a CDS encoding oligosaccharide flippase family protein, translating into MSASRGWLHLFVGGLATMLISAASSIVIARLLGPDGYGVYSLVLSLPAVFGPLLSLGIGHAVTYYASSLVASGRGSVAVLYVRNALLLEATLGLAASLAVVVFADAVARYVLARPDVSSLVSVASVLITTSLVIGVCDGFFLAMLRTDYGALIKVSQAASKLALAVPLVLWIGVFGAVLEHVASYVVAAALALALLIKLFRALGGDYAGGVGFVESLRSMALYSYPLYVPMLVSFVVDRALFTYTAHFVSDYDLGNY; encoded by the coding sequence GTGAGCGCCTCTAGGGGTTGGCTTCATCTATTCGTTGGTGGGCTTGCTACTATGCTCATCTCAGCCGCGTCCTCGATAGTCATTGCTAGGCTCTTGGGGCCTGATGGCTACGGCGTCTACTCGCTCGTCCTGAGCCTCCCCGCTGTGTTCGGCCCATTGCTTAGCCTCGGCATTGGGCATGCCGTGACCTACTACGCCTCCTCGCTCGTTGCTAGTGGTAGGGGCTCTGTGGCTGTGCTCTACGTTAGGAACGCGCTCCTCCTCGAGGCTACTTTGGGGCTTGCGGCCTCCCTAGCCGTGGTGGTGTTTGCCGACGCGGTCGCGCGCTACGTCCTCGCCAGGCCCGATGTTTCCAGCTTAGTCTCTGTGGCCTCCGTCTTGATCACAACCTCGTTGGTTATAGGCGTTTGCGATGGCTTCTTCCTAGCTATGCTGAGGACTGATTACGGGGCCCTCATCAAGGTATCCCAAGCTGCCTCGAAGCTGGCGCTCGCCGTGCCGCTCGTGCTGTGGATAGGGGTCTTCGGGGCTGTTCTGGAGCATGTCGCGAGCTACGTCGTGGCGGCGGCCCTGGCGCTGGCCCTCCTCATAAAGCTCTTCAGGGCTTTAGGCGGTGATTACGCGGGGGGTGTTGGCTTCGTTGAGTCGCTTAGGTCTATGGCCCTCTACAGCTACCCCCTCTACGTGCCGATGTTAGTCAGCTTCGTCGTTGATAGGGCGTTGTTCACCTACACGGCCCACTTCGTGAGCGATTACGACCTCGGCAACTACTAA